AGATATGGGTTAGAAGGCGGCCTAAATTTTATTTTGACTGGTATTCCTACCTATGCCTTAGGAAATTCTAAAACTTACTTCCCCTCCATTATCAACTCTAGCGACCATCTCAGTGGCTTTGTTGGCAAAAATGCGAAAACATTCCTAAATAACTCTTTTATACTGGGCACTCATTTTTTTGGTAATGGCATTATTCATCAGTTTGCTATAAACCCTCTATTCCGAGGCATTATGGAAGATGGAAAGATTCTTATGGGAAATGCTATTTTCCTTTCGAAACCGGCTAAACCTCAGACTAATTAAAATCCGAGACGAAAAGTATTATTTTTACAAACCGGCATAAAGGCTCCAAGATATTTTCCGGCTTTAACTCGTCGGAAATATTCAGACAAACAATTTCTGTAATTGATTAATGCTGAAAAAAAACAGCCTTTTACCTACACCTGATTTTATTAAATGACTCCACTTAAGAAGTGGCCACACTTTCTTTTCATTACAAAGCTAACTGTGTTGCCTTGGCTTCAATACACCTTAACATGATTCTTATAGGCTTCTGCTTAATTAGCTAAAGCTATTACCTTACAGACAAAATCGTCTTATCAAACTGATAAGCGAAACTCTAGCCTGCCTTACTTTGTAGCTTTTATTTATACTATTTCACTAAACATCATTACAAACAACTGTTGTTACCTGTTCTATGAGAACAGTAACATTTACCCAATCCCTAATAGATAATCCCTAAAAAAGCCCTTAAAAAATCAAATAAGGCTACCTAGGCATCTGCTACTTAATTATACATTCTTGACATCAAAACATCTTTTGATTCTCAATCTCCCATTTATAACTAGAAAAGATATTGCAGCACATAAAAAAGTCCGCCAAAGCAATGCTTTGGCGGACTCCAGTTTTGTTTTCTGGTATATTTTATCTCGCGATGGTGATGTAACCTACTTGTGGTTTAGCTACACCATCAGTTTTGATGTTATAGAAGTAAGTACCATCTGGCACAAACTCCTCACTGTCAAATCTCATTCCTTGGTTTGAAACACCATTCCACTCGATAATTGTCTCTAAATCATCGATATTATCTGGTCTCCAAACTAAGTGACCCCACCTGTTATAAACCTCGATATCGGTTATTTTAAGACCTGTTGGTTTATTCAACTTCCAAGTATCATTCACGCCGTCACCATTTGGAGAGAAACCACCTGGCATAACAAGCTGAACGTCTGAAGATATAGGCAGATTAACCACCGTAGGCGATGAAACCCCTGGGTTAATATCATTACCGTCGTTAGAGCTATCTGTAACAGTAGTGTCAGCTCCATGTCCAATTGCTAACACATAATTGTTATATGGTCCAGCATTGCCTTCATGGTAAAGTCTTACTGTAAAGAACACACTATCTGTATGACCAACTTGTAAGATGCTCGTACTATCACCCACTAACAGGTTATTGTCAGCTTTACCGTCATAGTTATCATTAATCTTCAATTGACCGTTGCTATTCGCTACTGGCGTTCCTACGATTTCGTAGTCAAGCGTGTCACTGAATACTAACATAAGGCTGTCAATTAACTGCACATTGTCAAGGTCAACATTACCGATATTCTTAACCATCACTCTATAAGTAATGTCATAGCTTAGGTCGTCATGCTTCTCAGCATCCACTACACTAAGACCAACCGCAATTGCTGGAGCAGAAGTAAGGCTATCAACATCAAACTTAACTGGTGTCGCTTCGTCGTTATTTCTTGGGTCTCCATCGTTATCAGGGTCAGCTAATAGTCCGTTTGTAGATGTATCAGAAACTTTATTAGAGTCTGTTCCTGCCACCGCTATTGCCGTGTTGAAGTATTGGTCAGTACTAGCTCCTGTGATATCTACTATCACTTTAAAGTCAATGCTAAACCTGTCTCCTACTGCTAATGTACTCAATGAGTCAATTAACAAGGCCTGACCATCTATTCTACCTGTGTAGTTTGGATTAGCAGTTAATGTTCCTGTGGTAGTTACCTCCATAGTATCACTAACTATTACCGCTCCATTACCAAATGTTCTATCCAAGTCATCAGTTACCTGAACATTGTTTAGAACACCACCTCCCATGTTTGAAACATAAATGGTATATGGTACTTCGAATTGGTTATTCCCAAGACTTACAAAGTCTCCTACAACCTTAGACACTCCTATCAAGTTTCCATCAATCGGATTATTGATAACAAACTCACTCACGTTATTAGACAGCGTATTATCAATTTGGTCAAGTTCTAATAACTCCGCCTTATTAACAATCTTACCAGCTGCAGACACCTTAGATAGGTAGGTCATACTTACACTTTCTCCAGCTTTGAGCGAGTCGATAGTTGTTGATACAATTCCGTTTACAAAACTCGCATTGCTGCTTGTAGAGATGAACGCTAATCCACCTGGAAGTATATCTCTCACCACCACGCCTGTTGCAGCATATTGGCTTAAGTTTTTCACTTCCACTGTGTATGTTACAGTATCGCCTACATCCACCGTACTTGCTGAACCTGTTTTGCTTACAGCAATATCAACATACTGCGTAGAATCAATTATTACAGGGTCACCTTCACACTCTGTGATGGACACATTAATGGCCGCAGCATCACTGTAACATCCTAGCTTACTTCTTTCAAAGACGTAGAACGTTCCTGCTGAAACCATTCCAATGTTGGTTACTATTGGCGAGTTGATAGAGTTACTAGTATGGAACTCAAAGCTTCCGTTAGGCGAGCTCATCATTGCACTACTCAAATCAACCGTTTCAAAAGGACAAACATTAGTTATATCAGCAATCACGGTAGGTTTAGACACTGCCGAACCTACACTTATTATCACCTCATTTGATGTTTCACTCACACAGTCTCCTATGTTAGACTTACAAATTGCAGTGTACTTATAAGTACCAGCCACCGTTGGGCTAATAGCTAACACTCCACCTTCATCTCCCGTAGACCATACAATAGTACCTGTACATCCAGTTCCTGTTAGAGAAGCCGTTTGACCAATACAAATTGAAGAGTTTTTACAACTAATAAATGGTTTGTTTGGCAAGCCAACCGCTATTTCTAGTGAATCAGAACTTTCGCTCACACATGTACCATTGGTACAGAATGCTGCGTATTTCGTATTCTCATCTAAGGTCACTGAAATTGTATTTCCAGTAGCTCCCGTTGACCATGTTACTATACCGTCACATCCGTAAGCTTTAAGCGTTACAGACTCACCAGGGCAAACCAAGTCAGTACTACATGCTAACGTTGGTTTGTTAGCAGCACCTACCGTAATAGTTACTGGGTCTGACAATACACTTATACAATTAGCACCTTCTTTACAGATAGCCGTGTATTTCGTGGTAGTAAATGGTCTTACTGTGATAGAGCTTGTTGTCTGACCAGATGACCAAATAACTGCTCCATTACAATTATCAACCGAAAGTGTTACATCAGCGATCTCACAAAGGCTTAATGCACTTGCAGTAATAATTGGTTTAACTACATCACAAGTACCACATCCGTTAAACTTATCCTTAATAATAATTCCTTCTGAACTATCACTAGTACCACATGTATTAGTACACTTCACTGAATATGTTCCAGATGAATCAACCACAATGGATGCCGTAGTGGCTCCAGTATTCCAAGTCAATGTACCCATACATCCTGATGCTGTAATAATAGCACTTTCGCTTGGGCATATTTCATTAGTAGTAGTTGACACTACCGGAGCTGATGGCTTACCTCCCGAAGTGATAACCATATTTTCAGATGGCATACTCGTTCCACATGCATTGGCACATGTAGCTGTGTATGTACCTGCTTGGTTTACATAAATAGTATCACCGATAGCTCCAGTACTCCATTTTACAGTTCCTGTACATACATCCCCAATCAGCATAGCCGAATCAGGTAAGCATAAGCTTGTTTTGTTTGCAAGTATTCTTGGAGGTGATGGATTGCCATTGCTTCCTATCACAATAACACCAGATGGTGTACTTTCTCCACAACTGTTTACACATTTCACTGTGTAAGAACCAGCTCCTACTTGAATCATTTCACCCGTTACTCCATTACTCCACACATATTCGAAATCACATCCTATTCCTTTCAAGGTTGCTTTTTCTTCTCCACAAACGTTTACTCTGTCTGTAGTAATGATTGGTGTGTTTGGAACACTAGTTTTGATGATTTGAACCTTGTTACTTACTGGGCTATCACCACAAGTTCCTTGACAAACAGCTGAGTAAGTTCCTGCTACTTTGACAAATATTGAAGCTCCTGTAGCTCCCGTTGACCAAAGTATTGTTTCAGAACAATTCACCGCTGTCAGCGTCACACTTTCGTCTCCACATATTTCAAACTTCACAGTCGAAATAATTGGTGCTTCTGGTGTTTCAACACTGTTAATTATCAATTCAGAACTCTTATCAGATAAACCACAAGCACTAGTACAAGTAGCAGAATACGTTCCTGCTCCTACCTGAATACTTGCCCCTGTTTCTCCTGTGCTCCATGTTATCACTCCAGAACAGTTGGTAGCCGTCAAAGTTGCCTTATCAGTACCACAGACTTCTATCTTATCTGAACTAACGTTTGGAGCTGTCGGTGCTGAACCTTCCCCTATAGAAACCGCAGCACTATTAGGTGATGTTCCACATGCATTACTACATGTCGCTGTATACGTTCCTGCTCCTACTTGAATAGTAAGGCCAGTCGTTCCAGTACTCCACACTACTGTTCCGTTACAATCCGCAGCAGTAAGTGTCGCTTTATCAGTTCCACAAACCTCTGTTGCATTTGAAGTAACTGTTGGTGCTACTGGTGTTGTTCCACCGCCTATTGTCACCTCATTACTATTATCAGATGCTCCACAAGCATTGCTACATGTAGCAGTGTAAGTTCCAACTCCTACTTGAATTGCAGTACCAGTTGCTCCTGTGCTCCATGTCACTGTACCGTTACAGTTAGTCGCAGTAAGTGTTGCTTTCTCGGCACCACATATTTGCGTATCATTTGCAGAAATAGTAGGTGCGTTTGGTGTTTCGCCACCACCCACTGTAATCTCATTACTATTAGCCGAAGCTCCACATGAACTACCACATGTTGCGGTGTAAGTTCCTGTTCCTACTTGGATAGTAGTACCAGTTGCTCCTGTGCTCCATGTCACTGTACCGTTACAGTCAGTTGCAGTCAGTGTTGCTTTATCAGTTCCACAAACCTGCGTCTTATCTGATGTAATATTTGGTGCATTTGGTGCATCTCCGCCTCCAATCGTAACCACATTGCTATTTCCAGAAGTTCCACATGAGCTGCTACATGTTGCTGTGTAAGTTCCTGACCCTACCTGAACGGTAGTTCCAGTTGCTCCTGTGCTCCATGTGACAGTTCCACTACAGTTTGTCGCTGTAAGCGTTGCTTTATCTGTACCACACACTTGCGTTTCATTTGTTGCAATGGTTGGTGCATTCGGCAGATTTCCATTTCCAATAACAATTGGGTTTGAATCAGTGCTTTCTCCACAGTCATTTACACATTTAACAGTGTATGTTCCTTTACCTACTGAAATCATATTACCAGTAGCTCCATTGCTCCACACATAAGTGTAATTACAACCTAGAGCCATTAGACTTGCTTTCTCTTCACCACAAACTGTTGTCTTATCAGACGTCACTACTGGCGTATTAGGTGTTCCTACTTTAGTAATATCAATGATATTACTTCCGTCTGAAATTCCACAATCAGTTACACATTTAGCCCAGTAAGAACCCGCTCCTACACTTATAGTCGCTGTATTAGCTCCCGTGCTCCAAAGAAGACTACCACCAGTGCAATTGCTTGCGGTAATAGTAACTTTCTCAGTACCACATATCTGAATTTTATCAGAAGTAATTACTGGAGCAGTTGGTACAGTTCCTTCGTCAATAGTAATTGAATTACTATTTCCTGAAGTACCACATGAGCTGCTACATGTTGCTGTGTAAGTTCCCGATCCTACCTGAATGGTACTGCCAGTTGCCCCTGTACTCCATGTCAGCGTTCCTGTACAGTTTGCTGCTGTAAGCGTCGCTTTCTCATCGCCACATATTAACGTCTTGTTTGTCGCAATGCTTGGTGCTATTGGTGGCGTTCCTGTAGTGATGGTTACACTATTTGAAGTGCCACTCTCGCCACAGCTATTACTACACGTCGCTGTATATGTTCCTGCTCCTACACTTATTGTCGCTGTTGTTGCTCCCGTACTCCACTTAAGGCTTCCTGTACAGTTTGTCGCTGTCAAGGTCGCTTTCTCTACTCCACATACTTCTGTCTTAGTAGAAGTAATACTTGGAGCGTTTGGTACATTACCCTGGTTGATAGTAACTGTATTACTATTTCCTGAGGTACCACATGAGCTGCTACATGTTGCCGTGTAAGTTCCTGCTCCTACTTCAATCGTAGTGCCACTCGCTCCGGTGCTCCATGTTAACGTGCCATTACAGTTTGCTGCTGTCAACGTTGCTTTCTCTGCTCCACATACTTCCGTCTTAGTAGACGTTATACTTGGGGCATTTGGTGGTGTACCTGTTGTTATCGTGATAACATTAGATTTAACACTCTCGCCACAACTGTTGCTACAGGTCGCTGTGTATGTTCCAGCTCCTACATTTATTGTCGCTGTTACTGCTCCCGTACTCCATTTAAGACTGCCTGTACAGTTTGTTGCTGTCAAGGTCGCTTTCTCTACTCCACATACTTCTGTCTTAGTAGAAGTAATGCTTGGAGCGTTTGGTACATTTCCTTGACCAATAGTAATCGTGTTACTATTTCCTGAGGTACCACATGAGCTACTACATGTTGCTGTGTAAGTTCCTGCTCCTACTTCAATCGTAGTGCCACTCGCTCCGGTGCTCCATGTTAACGTGCCATTACAGTTTGCTGCTGTCAACGTTGCTTTCTCTGCTCCACATACTTCCGTCTTATTAGACGTTATACTTGGGGCATTCGGTGGTGTACCTGTTGTTATTGTGATAACATTAGATTTAACACTCTCACCACAACTATTGCTACAGGTCGCTGTGTATGTTCCAGCTCCTACATTTATTGTCGCTGTTACTGCTCCCGTACTCCATTTAAGACTGCCTGTACAGTTTGTTGCTGTCAAGGTCGCTTTCTCTACTCCACATACTTCTGTCTTAGTAGAAGTAATGCTTGGAGCGTTTGGTACATTTCCTTGACCAATAGTAATCGTGTTACTATTTCCTGAGGTACCACATGAACTGCTACATGTTGCCGTGTAAGTTCCTGCTCCTACTTCAATCGTAGTGCCACTCGCTCCGGTGCTCCATGTTAACGTGCCATTACAGTTTGCTGCTGTCAACGTTGCTTTCTCTGCTCCACATACTTCCGTCTTAGTAGACGTTATACTTGGGGCATTCGGTGGTGTACCTGTTGTTATTGTGATAACATTAGATTTAACACTCTCACCACAACTATTGCTACAGGTCGCTGTGTATGTTCCAGCTCCTACACTTATAGTCGCTGTTACTGCTCCCGTGCTCCACTTAAGACTTCCTGTACAACCTGTCGCTGTCAACGTCGCTTTCTCTACTCCACATACTTCTGTCTTAGTAGACGTAATGCTTGGAGCGTTTGGTACATTTCCTTGACCAATAGTAATCGTGTTACTATTTCCTGAGGTGCCACATGAACTACTACATGTTGCCGTGTAAGTTCCTGCTCCTACTTCAATCGTAGTGCCACTCGCTCCGGTGCTCCATGTTAACGTACCATTACAGTTTGCTGCTGTCAACGTTGCTTTCTCTGCTCCACATACTTCCGTCTTAGTAGACGTTATACTTGGGGCATTTGGTGGTGTACCTGTTGTTATCGTGATAACATTAGATTTAACACTCTCGCCACAACTGTTGCTACAGGTCGCTGTGTATGTTCCAGCTCCTACACTTATAGTCGCTGTTGTTGCTCCCGTACTCCATTTAAGACTGCCTGTACAGTTTGTTGCTGTCAAGGTCGCTTTCTCTACTCCACATACTTCTGTCTTAGTAGACGTAATGCTTGGAGCGTTTGGTACATTTCCTTGACCAATAGTAATCGTGTTACTATTTCCTGAGGTGCCACATGAGCTACTACATGTTGCCGTGTAAGTTCCTGCTCCTACTTCAATCGTAGTGCCACTCGCTCCGGTGCTCCATGTTAACGTGCCATTACAGTTTGCTGCTGTCAACGTTGCTTTCTCTGCTCCACATACTTCCGTCTTAGTAGACGTTATACTTGGGGCATTCGGTGGTGTACCTGTTGTTATTGTGATAACATTAGATTTAACACTCTCACCACAACTATTGCTACAGGTCGCTGTGTATGTTCCAGCTCCTACACTTATAGTCGCTGTTACTGCTCCAGTGCTCCATTTGAGACTGCCTGTACAATTTGTCGCTGTCAAGGTCGCTTTCTCTACTCCACATACTTCTGTCTTAGTAGAGGTAATGCTTGGAGCGTTTGGTACATTTCCTTGACCAATAGTAACGGTGTTACTATTTCCTGAGGTACCACATGAGCTGCTACATGTTGCTGTGTAAGTTCCTGCTCCTACTTCAATCGTAGTGCCACTCGCTCCGGTGCTCCACGTTAACGTGCCATTACAGTTCGCTGCTGTCAACGTTGCTTTCTCTGCTCCACATACTTCCGTCTTATTAGACGTTATACTTGGGGCATTCGGTGGTGTACCTGTTGTTATCGTGATAACATTAGATTTAACACTCTCGCCACAACTGTTGCTACACGTCGCTGTGTATGTTCCAGCTCCTACATTTATTGTCGCTGTTACTGCTCCCGTACTCCATTTAAGACTGCCTGTACAGTTTGTTGCTGTCAAGGTCGCTTTCTCTACTCCACATACTTCCGTCTTGTTGGACGTAATACTTGGAGCTGCTGGTGGCGTACCCGTTGTTATCGTTATTGAATTCGATGCTGGACTCACTCCACATAGTGTCTTACACGTTGCCGTGTAAACACCCGCGGTACTTACAGTGATACTTGCTCCCGTTGCTCCTGTACTCCATGTTACCGTTCCGTTACAGTTCGTCGCTGTTAACGTCGCTGTCTCTCCTGAACATAACTCGTTATCAGTTGTCGTGATAACTGGCGTCGTTGGTTTTGGTGGCGTTTGTATCGTTATCGTTTCTGTCACCTGACCCACCCTTGCCACCTACTTAGCTTAGGGTAACGACTCCCTTGCCTACGGGACTTTCACCCTTTGGATTGTTCTTTTAAAGAACTAAATTCGTCATTCAAGGCACACACAAGTGATATGAGATCAGACTTGCTATCGCTGCGTCCGCTCCATATCACCGATACGTTATAGCGAATTAAAATGAAGAAAGAACCTAAATATGCAGAACTGATAAAGAATCATGATAACCTCATGAATCGATTAGAGCAATACGGAAGTAAATGGTTCATATTTCGAAATAGCAAGATAACAATTTGGGAAGCGTTTCAAATTAAAGGCTGGTATGAGTTTTTTATCAACGAAAACCTTGATGCAGCAAAACAAGCGTTTTATGATTGCTCAAAAATAGATATATACTATTATCAAAAACTAATAAAACCAGGTGGTGACTTATTCTCTGCAGGAAGGACACATGTTCTTCAAACAGCACTAAGCGATTCTAAAGATTTAATGAAAGAATATAATCTGATTGACTATCCTGTGTCAAAAAGAAAAGGCAAAATTCTAAATTACAGTGACTTAGTTCAAGAAGGAAAAACCTATATCTATTGTGATCTAATTAACAAGGCTATGAATCAAGAAATTGACAAATTAGCCAACCTTGTTGAAATAGTGAAAGAAAAAACATTAGACAAAAAGAAAAACGAGTGGCTAAGAATTGATTTGCAATTTTTCGAAGGAATTATTAATAAAGAAAAGGATATTGTACTTGATGTAGTAAAACAATTATGTACAACCGAACACAAAAGAAGAAACAAACATTCTTGGTTTTATAAAGACCTCGTATCACAACCAGCTCAAGGATATGCAAAAATTGCTTGGTTAAATGGTTTGCAAATAGAAATAGAGAATGACTTTGTTTATAATGAATTTCTACCAACAAGCCCAATGAAAGAATATGATGACAATGCAAAAGAATTAATTTCTAAAATGACTTTGGAGTCAAATGTTGAATTCTATAATGGTCAGAAGTTGAGTGAAGATGAATACAAACAATTATACAGCTAAATGAAAAACTCGCTATAACAAGCTATGATCATGTCAGATTGGCTGAGGCCAAATCCGCCAGATATAGCCGATCCGTTATCTGCAATTTGAATCAATGAAGAAAATAGCTACAGATATAGAAACTGAGACATGGGCTAAAATTATTCGATCTTTTCGAGAAGAAGGATGGATAGTGACAGCCAAGTATTGGGGATTTGATGCTGGAATTGATGATGATTATTGGTGTTTAAGAAAAGGATTTAAAAAGATAGAATTTGGCTGGTCAAATTGGACAGAAGGTGAAATAAAGGCAAGTACTGAGTTATTAATGGAAATTGAGAGTAAAATGAATTTGAACTTAAAATACGGAGAACCGCTAAATCTAAAAAAATCGGTTATTCGAACCTATAAATTTCAATGCTTGCCATTAGTCATTCTTAATTTGTTTAATTTTTTTGGCAGGAAATTATGAATTGGATAATCAGAGATACAAGTAAGTTAAAATTTCATACGAATTTGGATATTTTACTCCAACCAATTGAGAAAGAGATTGAAAGATATAATTGGTTGATAGCTGATCTTGAGATTAATACGTCTGAGATGCAAAAACTTCCAATAAATCATGAAAAGGATTGGTTTCTAATCAACTCAAATGAAATGAATACACTTAGAAAAACTGATACACAAATCCTTTGGGGAGCATTTTCAGCAATAGATAAAAACCTAAAACTCAAAATCACTGAAGATATATTGCCATATGCTGAAGGAGTTGATGAAATTTGGAAGAATGGCAATTTACAGGTAAAGGAATCCGTAATAGAAATAATAGCTTGGGATAGCGGCTATACAATTGTAAAATTCACAGATGAATTACTTTCAGCCAAATTTAAAGATTATTTTCAAGAAGCAATTGAATTAGAAAAATACAAGTGGAAGAGTAAAAGCAGATAATCGAGTAGACGGCCGTAAGCCGTAAAGCCTACGGTACGCCTCTCACACCACCGTACGTACGGGTCTCGTATACGGCGGTTCATTGAATCTCTGGTTGCAAGCGTTGATAATAATCCTGCATACTTTCGTAACCACGTAACCTTAACTTTTCAAGTGTGATGGTAGTCTTTAAAATAGGGCTTTGGGCAGTTGCCCAACCTCCCATTCTTGTACGACTCCACCGATATGCTTGAATATGGTTTACGCCAAGCCTAATCAAGTTCTTTCGTTTACGCTCTGGCTTTTTCCAATCAGTCCAAATACAATACCTCAACCTGTTTCTTAACCATTCGTCAAGAGCTTTGAGTTTGCCATGAATACTAGCCAAGCGGTAGTTGTTCACCCATCCTCTATAAACTTCTTTGATTTTGGTTAGTCGCAGGTCAAAACTGTATGGTTTGGTCTTTTTGGTGGCTGCCTTTAGCTTGCGTTTTAACGATTGCCAGCTGCTTTCTTTTACTACAAGTTGATATTTGCCTTTCTCTCCCTTTTTGTAAGTAGGCACAAAGCCATGACCCAATAGCTCAAAGTTAGAAGGGCGACGAATGCCGCTTTTCGCCTTGTTGATGGGTAGTTTTAGTTTGTCTCTTAGAAAGAGATAAACATAGTTACCTATCCGTTTGGCTTCTGCTTTTGATTTGCAATAGATGCTAAAATCATCTGCGTAGCGAACAAACTTTAAGCCTTTACTTTTGAGTTCTTTATCCAGTTGGTCAAGCATGATGTTTGACAATAATGGACTAAGTGGGCTGCCTTGTGGTACTCCTTTGCGGCGTTTGTGCAGTTTACCATTTATCATGATAGGTGCACGAAGCCACTTGCGTATTAAACGCAGAGTGATGGGGCATTTTACCTTGTTGTAGATGAGTTGCAGAAGTTTGTAATGCTCTACTTCGTCGAAAAACTTACTCAAATCAATATCTACAATATCCTGAAAGCCATCATTGATGAACTTTTGGGCTTGTAAAACTGCTTGGTGCAAATTCCTCTTTGGGCGAAAACCGTAGCTTTCGTCCTCAAAGTCGAGCTCAAACTTCATAGCCAGTTGCTGACTTACAGCTTGTTGTAACCATCGGTCGGTTACGGTGGGTATACCCAGTATTCGGGTTCCACCACTTGCTTTCGGTATTTCTACCGCTAAGATAGGGCTGGGCAGATACGTGCTATTGACAATCGAAGTCAGTATGCGTTCTCCGTGCTGTTCGATGAACGATTTCAGTTCGGTTGTTTGCATTCCATCCACGCCTGCCGAACCTCCGTTCAACTCAACCTTTCGGCGAGCCTTAGTGAGGTTTTTAGCTTGTAAAATTTGCTCTATCATAGTTTACTTTCTGTCTTTTCTAAAGCTAAGCTATGCTTGATTCTTAGCTAATTCCAGACACAATTCAATGTTCAGTCCTTCAGTAATTTGTGAGTCCTCGAGGGTATGGTCTTAGCAATCCTCGCTCATTTCTTTTACCTAATATGACCTCTGCTGACTTCTCAATCCATACGCGTATGGTTCGAGAGCTCCCTTGGTAAGGCGAATATCCTTTTGTCTATCCCTGCTACATCTACTATTTCGGTACTGTCTCTTTTCAGAGCTTTGGACTTCGGCAGCATGTGTTACCTCATCCGACCTAATAGCCTCAGTATGTAGTTCCTGTTCGTCAGTACAGACAACGTGGTTTGGCTTACTTCAGATGGTCAGTCACCTGACCCACCCTTGCCACCTACTTAGCTTAGGGTAACGACTCCCTTGCCTACGGGACTTTCACCCTTTGGATTGTTCTTTTAAAGAACTAAATTCGTCATTCAAGGCACACACACCGTGTATGATGATCAGACTTGCTATCGCTGCGTCCGCCACATACACAAAATCCGTTGGCAGTAAGCTAAAAATGAACGAAAAGCATAAAAAACAAATTCGGAATAATTCAATACTAATTTTAATTGGAATATTGATTATTATAATATTTGGAAGCGAAAAATCTTGGCTGAGATATTTTAATGTTTTGGCTATATTAATAATCTTGAGA
This sequence is a window from Arcticibacterium luteifluviistationis. Protein-coding genes within it:
- a CDS encoding T9SS type B sorting domain-containing protein, producing MARVGQVTETITIQTPPKPTTPVITTTDNELCSGETATLTATNCNGTVTWSTGATGASITVSTAGVYTATCKTLCGVSPASNSITITTGTPPAAPSITSNKTEVCGVEKATLTATNCTGSLKWSTGAVTATINVGAGTYTATCSNSCGESVKSNVITITTGTPPNAPSITSNKTEVCGAEKATLTAANCNGTLTWSTGASGTTIEVGAGTYTATCSSSCGTSGNSNTVTIGQGNVPNAPSITSTKTEVCGVEKATLTATNCTGSLKWSTGAVTATISVGAGTYTATCSNSCGESVKSNVITITTGTPPNAPSITSTKTEVCGAEKATLTAANCNGTLTWSTGASGTTIEVGAGTYTATCSSSCGTSGNSNTITIGQGNVPNAPSITSTKTEVCGVEKATLTATNCTGSLKWSTGATTATISVGAGTYTATCSNSCGESVKSNVITITTGTPPNAPSITSTKTEVCGAEKATLTAANCNGTLTWSTGASGTTIEVGAGTYTATCSSSCGTSGNSNTITIGQGNVPNAPSITSTKTEVCGVEKATLTATGCTGSLKWSTGAVTATISVGAGTYTATCSNSCGESVKSNVITITTGTPPNAPSITSTKTEVCGAEKATLTAANCNGTLTWSTGASGTTIEVGAGTYTATCSSSCGTSGNSNTITIGQGNVPNAPSITSTKTEVCGVEKATLTATNCTGSLKWSTGAVTATINVGAGTYTATCSNSCGESVKSNVITITTGTPPNAPSITSNKTEVCGAEKATLTAANCNGTLTWSTGASGTTIEVGAGTYTATCSSSCGTSGNSNTITIGQGNVPNAPSITSTKTEVCGVEKATLTATNCTGSLKWSTGAVTATINVGAGTYTATCSNSCGESVKSNVITITTGTPPNAPSITSTKTEVCGAEKATLTAANCNGTLTWSTGASGTTIEVGAGTYTATCSSSCGTSGNSNTVTINQGNVPNAPSITSTKTEVCGVEKATLTATNCTGSLKWSTGATTATISVGAGTYTATCSNSCGESGTSNSVTITTGTPPIAPSIATNKTLICGDEKATLTAANCTGTLTWSTGATGSTIQVGSGTYTATCSSSCGTSGNSNSITIDEGTVPTAPVITSDKIQICGTEKVTITASNCTGGSLLWSTGANTATISVGAGSYWAKCVTDCGISDGSNIIDITKVGTPNTPVVTSDKTTVCGEEKASLMALGCNYTYVWSNGATGNMISVGKGTYTVKCVNDCGESTDSNPIVIGNGNLPNAPTIATNETQVCGTDKATLTATNCSGTVTWSTGATGTTVQVGSGTYTATCSSSCGTSGNSNVVTIGGGDAPNAPNITSDKTQVCGTDKATLTATDCNGTVTWSTGATGTTIQVGTGTYTATCGSSCGASANSNEITVGGGETPNAPTISANDTQICGAEKATLTATNCNGTVTWSTGATGTAIQVGVGTYTATCSNACGASDNSNEVTIGGGTTPVAPTVTSNATEVCGTDKATLTAADCNGTVVWSTGTTGLTIQVGAGTYTATCSNACGTSPNSAAVSIGEGSAPTAPNVSSDKIEVCGTDKATLTATNCSGVITWSTGETGASIQVGAGTYSATCTSACGLSDKSSELIINSVETPEAPIISTVKFEICGDESVTLTAVNCSETILWSTGATGASIFVKVAGTYSAVCQGTCGDSPVSNKVQIIKTSVPNTPIITTDRVNVCGEEKATLKGIGCDFEYVWSNGVTGEMIQVGAGSYTVKCVNSCGESTPSGVIVIGSNGNPSPPRILANKTSLCLPDSAMLIGDVCTGTVKWSTGAIGDTIYVNQAGTYTATCANACGTSMPSENMVITSGGKPSAPVVSTTTNEICPSESAIITASGCMGTLTWNTGATTASIVVDSSGTYSVKCTNTCGTSDSSEGIIIKDKFNGCGTCDVVKPIITASALSLCEIADVTLSVDNCNGAVIWSSGQTTSSITVRPFTTTKYTAICKEGANCISVLSDPVTITVGAANKPTLACSTDLVCPGESVTLKAYGCDGIVTWSTGATGNTISVTLDENTKYAAFCTNGTCVSESSDSLEIAVGLPNKPFISCKNSSICIGQTASLTGTGCTGTIVWSTGDEGGVLAISPTVAGTYKYTAICKSNIGDCVSETSNEVIISVGSAVSKPTVIADITNVCPFETVDLSSAMMSSPNGSFEFHTSNSINSPIVTNIGMVSAGTFYVFERSKLGCYSDAAAINVSITECEGDPVIIDSTQYVDIAVSKTGSASTVDVGDTVTYTVEVKNLSQYAATGVVVRDILPGGLAFISTSSNASFVNGIVSTTIDSLKAGESVSMTYLSKVSAAGKIVNKAELLELDQIDNTLSNNVSEFVINNPIDGNLIGVSKVVGDFVSLGNNQFEVPYTIYVSNMGGGVLNNVQVTDDLDRTFGNGAVIVSDTMEVTTTGTLTANPNYTGRIDGQALLIDSLSTLAVGDRFSIDFKVIVDITGASTDQYFNTAIAVAGTDSNKVSDTSTNGLLADPDNDGDPRNNDEATPVKFDVDSLTSAPAIAVGLSVVDAEKHDDLSYDITYRVMVKNIGNVDLDNVQLIDSLMLVFSDTLDYEIVGTPVANSNGQLKINDNYDGKADNNLLVGDSTSILQVGHTDSVFFTVRLYHEGNAGPYNNYVLAIGHGADTTVTDSSNDGNDINPGVSSPTVVNLPISSDVQLVMPGGFSPNGDGVNDTWKLNKPTGLKITDIEVYNRWGHLVWRPDNIDDLETIIEWNGVSNQGMRFDSEEFVPDGTYFYNIKTDGVAKPQVGYITIAR